The Triticum aestivum cultivar Chinese Spring chromosome 4B, IWGSC CS RefSeq v2.1, whole genome shotgun sequence sequence aagagcgccagtgcaatccatcttgcacttgaagtagttgtcgaactcccggatggaattcacaatcctgaggaagagctttcggctcatccgacaacggcgccgaaatgttctctcgccatgaagtggagcatcggcgaagtagtcggagtagagcatgcagtagccgtgcagacgatgccggttctttgctttcacccgccccggcgccgagccacctcgacgcggcttttcattgctcgccagcagctgggcgagggtggcgagcaccatcagatgctcttcttcctggacgtcggccgcggcttcctcctccagcagcgtggcgagctcttcctcctcatccgagtccatcaccggcacagtcaaaacgccgaacaccttgcgctcggtgggcgtgtacccgccgttaaaccgcgcctccacggccggaaacgcccagctgctgagggaggggctgccgcggcgaagcgctgctattttccaGCGGGGAATGGCTTTCTAGCGGAGTAGGCCGGTGGCCGTCGCCgagatatagctagtggtggccgagggcgcgggggtgcgaggcgagtcgggggaagaaaaccttgacttttcccctatcggtgtgggccaggcgtgcttttccctagcgccggagcccccaacggctccccagcgcgccgggttcggcctgtgaccgccgggcggaaaaaaggtccgaaccggcgattttcggcgtcctgggggcgcaactgggccgttttttcggcgccggcgccgaaaaagtggcctgggggggcctgttgggggcgcggctggagatgcccttagggttTGTACATAGCTCTTCTTTTTTATCGAAGTTTTGGTGTTCTCAAGAAGAAAAGGGCATGGTTCCATGGTCCCTCTTCCCGACCTTGCCTACAGTGCGGTGTCATAATTCGGGTGAAATTTCACAAAGATCTATATAACTTTATACACTAGTAGTTATATATTATAAAACTACACACCGGAAACTTTAAGTGTTCTATTTTCTAATGATATTACTTTTATGACATATAATTCGTATAACATTATTAAAATTAGAGACCTAGAGATACAAGCAAGACCTATAAACCCAAAAAAGGAGTGAGTGGCGTAAGTAAAGTGACAGTACCATAGTCTATCTTTCCATTTTCCATGTATCACCCAAGAATAACATAGTTACAAGAAAATAATTTAAAGGAAGCTGTGTGTGGGAGTGAGAGCGGTAGGTCTTGCTGCCTTCCTTCCGATGACATACATTTTTTTAAAGAAACACAACAGAAATGCAGATACTCACATACAGGTACGCACACTAACTCCTATGAACTCAGACATTACCTATCCCTATAAAGtatctccgagagactgagccgacatatcttGAGATTGATGAAATCCTCACATACGCCACATAATTGACGAACACGCCATACTGTTCAAAGAATATCGCCGAAGAATCTGAAATACAGTAAATATGCAAAACACCCGTGCTAAGTCTAGaacttaccgaaaaaggcttttgccccgctttatatataaagcaacaacccaCAAGTATTCAGTACAACCACACGCTACGCcaccgcaacacacgcacacacccaggacgggatacaaaggcgctgagcgcagcaacactactcctagcactaccgccccgaagatatgaagctacatatgacgaaccatgcgctccaaggcggcgccttcagaaaggaaacgacgccggagcgccgccaccgcccgatccaagaATCAAAGTTTCCCCCGGAGCCacatgacgggcaatgagagccgcgacgacgccttcaagaagggagcgatcttcgccgccgccggtccgtccaaaGATAGAGCcggttttcacctcggccaacattcaccgccaccgaacgccacaccccggcaaccacgccgcccacacggccatgattAGCGGGCAGCACCAATGCGCGGGCTTTGTCCAAGagcaccgccccaccaccaccaccagggccgccgccccaacatccaagacctcgacaccacctcacccgtGACCCGGCGCACCCCAACaaaagagacgagcggaaaggtcccacctttcgcgcCCCTGGGCAACCCCCAGCGTCGAGACCCAATAGGTCAGCCAGAACCGGCATCCACCGACCCATCCTGCTACCCCAAGCGCGAGATGAGCTCGGTCCTGCATCAtcatgcgcgagacgagctcggtcctgctgcatcgtgcgcgagacAAGCTTGGTCCTACTGCATCATGCGCGAGACGAGCCcggtcctgctgcatcgtgcgcgagacgagctcggtcctgctgcatcgtgcgcgTGACGAGCTCTGTCCTGCGGcatcgggcgcgagacgagcggtggATCGCAGTTGGGAAAGGACCAGCCCTTTGATGGGAGTAGCgccagggcgacgaggagatggGGTGAAGGACGAGACAGCCCGAACGCAGACAAACCGACGCCGGAGGAGCCGGCCGTTGCCGCAGACAGATCCGTCGAGTCACCGTGAAGCCGCCACGACACCGGTAGGCCACTGAGACCTACCCATGtcgccgcccacggccggagcaGCAGCCACGCCCGGCCGCTACCCTACCCACGTCGCCCGGCGGGCTCCAAGCGCCGGAGCCGTCGGGCACGCACCACCGGAGCCAGGCGCCACCGGCCGGCCCCCAAAGCCAGATCCGGACGGATCCGGCCCGAGACCGGTCGCGAGCCACCTCCCGAGACGGGAGCACCGCAGCCGCCCCGCAACGTGCAGCCCGAGGATCGCCGGAGCGCGGCCACAGCAGGCCACACCGCCGCCCCGTGagaccgccgccgcgccgctggATCCCGCGGGCGTTCAGCACCGTCGCTCGAAGgggccgccccgcgccggcgcccACAAGCGGACGGGGAaggagggccccgccgccgcctcgcccgccgggctttgcccgacggagcgcgccggcgacggcgggggggaggggagggagacgGGGCCGAGGGCCGCGACCATAGGGGACCCCCCGGGCGCGCGCGGGCGCGgcgcgggaggggaggggaggggaggggaggagagggggaaggggagagggagaggggagcggGGCTGGCCGGGAAGCGCGCGcccggcggcaggcggcggcgggggtgggaaccctagggagGGGAGCGGGGGTAGAGAGACCCCTCTCCTAAGTCTAGAACTTGAAACATGGTGGATTGGTTTAACCACAAAAAACATAACCATCTAAGTTATCCTTTGTTCACACAAACTCCTTTTTAAGAGTGTCGGCGTGTCGCGTTCCAATTCGGGTGTAGCCTTTACACGTAACTATATTTCTTACCAACGCATCGAGACTTTATGTTCTTTGTGTTTTCTCAAAGAGAGCATGTTTGTTCCACCATCGTTCTGCCCTGACCTTGCTCGCATCCTGATGCTGTAATTCGGAAGATATTTCACTACGATCTGAACGGAAAAGATGGCAATATAAGCCTTTTGTCTTATGGTTTGTCTAGGCTTTGGAAGTTTGCAAAATCCGGTGTCCCTGTAGTTATTTGGGGGTGCGTCTCACTGGGACCTGTTCTACTGATCGAATTCTCTGTTCTGTAGTTAATTGTTTTCTTCCGCTACTTTGTATCTATATACATGATGACAAGCTATAGACTGAGTATTTTTGCTAGACTGAGTATTTTTGTAGTGATCAGTAGGTGTAATTCGGCTGAGATGGAGAGGAATAAGTTCAGAGTAGGTGACATTATCAGCCAGAATCTTGAACATGTCAAGTGAGAGGCACGTATTTATTTGATTAAATCACTGAGCACAACTACTTAAGTATAACTTCGCgcaaaaaaaactattttgagtatAAAAGTAGTGAGGATTGTTTGGTAGTACAGTGGATTAtgattatttatttacttttaacATTTTAGCTCTTTGTATGAACTAAGCCGGCAAATGCTAATGTTATTCCCTCAAATGAGCTTAAATTATCTATAACTTTGATTGAAGACTATTAAGGAAAGTGAGCCTGCAAACTACTGGACAGGAAACCATTGTGAATATTTCTCAGCTCTTAAGAAATGTTTTCCCCCTTTTGTTGTACTCACGATTATAGCACAACCGTACGAGATCACTCTGAAGAACAACGTGACATACTATTTTCATCTGGGTTACATACACGGATCTCATCCTTTATTACCATTAACTCCATACAATGTGTGCTGACCAATAACATGTTTCCGCAATCAACAACCAAATTGAACAATGTTGCTCCAATAGTGCATTCAACATTCAGTCATGTCGCGGCCCATATATCATGAAGTAAACCTGTTCCGAACTATCTCATAGATAACCCGAGGGACGCTCTTGGATGACTCATCTTCAGGTAACTGCAGGAGCTTCGCTATTCGTGCATATGAGAACTGGTTCTTCGGAAAAGAATCTTGTGTTATGTCTGTCTGAGGCTCCTTGTGGAGCTTTGGGTTTGAGAGTGCCCACTGTATCGCCCATATGGCGAGTGGGCGCATGTAACACAAGGACCGGTACTCATCGTCATTGTTCCAAGATTCAGGAGTTTGGAATGCATATCTGAAAACTCAAATTGTCAGCATTTTTGGACAATGGAATGGAAGCCAGAAGAATTTGGATAAATAATGCATTATCAACTGCGCGAGGATCTAGATTCGCGAAGATTATCACAAAACAGATTCAGTTTATGTGCCTCAAGTCTGATATTAGCGTGCTGGAAGCCCCGTTATTATGCAAAATACTCACCCAAGCCCTTCTGGAGACCAGGCAGCATGATAGACTCCTTCAGCTGTTTTGAAACCCTCCTCAACCATGCCTTCTTGAATCATAGATGCAGCAAGCGCGTATGTCACGCCTGGCCATATCTCCCTAGATTGCATTGTGGACATGTCCAATGTACCATCTGGCCACATCCCATTGATGGCTCCCCTGTTACCATCCTTGAATTTCATTACGTTGAAAGTATATATCTTTTCAAGTGCACTTTGTGACTTGTCCTTGTCAACAATTGAGGAGAGGCCGCAGGCTTTGGCATACCTGAAAGAAAGTCACATCGTTTGACGAGTTCATTCATGAATAAGATAATCAACTTAAGGTACATTAGTCAATGACGTGTTAGACATGTGACAGAAACAACTTTTGAACAGAAATGGATTATGATGCACATGTATTTATGTATACAACTGGAACTGGAGTACACCCTGGTACTATGATTTGTCACCAGTATTGTATATTACTGCAAGTCTGCAAGCTTTCCTACCCATATATGCAGGACAACACGAAATATGTATGAAGTTTCAGACATGAGAGACGACACATTTCCACGAGCATAATTCTTCAGGTTGCACATAAACAATGATAAAAGCTGTACATTCTTCATATTGTTTTGACCAAAATTTCAGCCATTCACAAAGCAGAATGAATACAGTATAAATATGtaattttttttcagaaatttATTTGCTTTCCATAATCAGGTAAAATAAGCTAGAAATTAGCATGGACATAATTCATGATAATACTAGACGCTAAAAAATAACATAGTATTCAGTAAATGCTTGCACAAGGGAAGCCAAAATGTGTTATGTGGCTAACTTGTTTCTGTTTCTCTCATGAGGCAATAAGGTTGGTTAATACGATTGGTGCAGATTTGGAAACCAGAACATAGATAGCAAGCATTACAGTCAGCAGATTAAGTGATATACCATTGTCCAGCCAACTGATCAGCATGAATCGAGGTGCTAGCTTTAGTACCAGCATCATCATAATTGAAGTAAGAACCGTTCCACAGCTTCTTGTCATAAACAGACTTAGCCTTCTCATACTTGTTCCAGAAAAGCTTTTCAGAAGCTCTGTCACCAACTTCGTGTGCCAAAGCCGACGCAGCCTGAAGAGCAGCCACCCAAAGACCACCACAGTATGCGCTTACACCAGCCATGGACCAGACATCGTACGTCTGATCAGGAAAGTCCTCGTTTTCAATCATCCCATCTTTATCTTTATCAAATTGCTCCATATATGCCATCGCCATATAAACAGATGGCCAAACAGCTCGGGCGAAGGATTTATCGCCTGTGGCCACAACATCTCTGTAAACTTGCAGTACAAACTTTGGGTTCAAGTCCTTCCACCGGTCCGTGTTATGGAGTGTGTACGCGTTCACTTTGATCCAAGGGTCATATAGACCAAGATCGTGAGGAACAGCTCCAAGAACTTTTCTTGCAGCCAATTTTCCATCATGTAGGAGCTTGAGCTTTTCAGGGTCGTGCATCATGACAGCGGCAGCGAAGTCTCTCTGAACACTGAGTTGAAGTTTTGGAAATAGCATGATAAGTGAAAAAGATGAATAGAAATGAACATCATATGTGTTCCACATATAGTATTCTATTCCCTCAAGGTAGAGAAATTGGCCAATGTTCTCTTCACCCTGAAGCAAAGTTGTCCCTATAGCAGAATTTGATGCAAGAGATGCATGAATTCTCTCAAGTACTGATGCCATTTGATGAAGAATATCGGTGGCAGTATTAGTCTGTGGGTTCATCTCACTGTCATCATCTGTTTCTCCATTTGACATGTCAAGAGAAAACTTTTTCCCCCCAATTGCTGTTAAGCTTTGAATTGGTGGCAATCCATCTGTGGAAATGCATCTATTGTTATACTTATGAAAGGTAGTTGTCTTCAgttaataaataaaagaaaacaagttCGGAAAAATACCTGTCCATATAGTTCCTCCAGCATTAAGATAATAAAGTTCATTGAATAGTGTGACAGGATACCTGTCGAAGAAAATTTATGCTATGCATCAGTGTTTAGTACTCCCGGAATTGTTGGTTTATAAAATTTGAAACATACCATGCAGGAAACCTCTTGTCTTGCAAAATAGGATGCTGCCAATCCTCAATTTGCATTTCCCAGGAACTATGGTCTAATAGTTATGCAGAGTAAACGATGTAATTCAGTAACGAATATAAACCGGAAATATAATTACCATAGTAATACAGTAAAATGCAGGTCTGCTGTCTGCCCCTTCCTCTACAACATTATCTAAGATAACATCGCGAACAAATTAATCTGTTCAATGATCAATTTCACAACAGATTTTATATTATGAATTGGCGTGCAGCAAAACAAGGAAGAAATGTTCCCACAACCAGTGATTCAAGTGCAAAAGCTTGGTGCATGGTAAATGTTATCTGTTGTGATTCAAATGCAACCGGTGTGCCGAAAGATGTTGATAGGGATCTCAGCTAGCAGCTTTGGTGAAACTAGCAGAGAACTAACGAGTTTTTTTCGAGCAACCGGTAGGAACTCTGCCTCTTCATTAAGTGAAAAAGAGTTGACCAGTTAACGAGGAAACCAGCCAGAAACCGAAGAACTAGCCAGTTTTTGTCAGTTCACAATGCAAATTGGAGAACATGGAACCAttatcttctttcttttctttcaaaATGATATATTTGCAAAGCTATGAGGTTCTTTTACTATGCAGTGCACACAAGAACAAACAGTATTCCATAGAATTTTTAGTGAGGAATTGGTTGTACCAAGAATGGCATCATGGGCAAGGCTTGCAGCTGCATCAACATCTGTGCCATAGAATTTTGTATAACGCCTGCAAACCCAATAGAGAAGTCAGTTTCAGTTTTTGTTTTTACTATTTTAACCTTTTCTGGCAAGTAATTGTTTTGGCTTCCATTCTAACCTATGGTAGGTTTTTCCACTGCAGAACTTTACTTCAGGGGAAGCCCATGCAAGTGAAAATGAAACATTCTGGGTTGCCTGGGGAGCAAGCTTAACTGAAGCTGCAATAGCTGCTCCTATTGATGTTCCTGGTCTGGAGGACATCGATTCTTTGACGGGATCAAGAAGATCAAAAGATCCATGCTGCCAAAATGGAAAGGAAGTTGAGCCAGCTTGTTATTACTATAAATGTATTTACTGAACTTCCATACTGGCCTAAACAGAATATTCAAATCTTTACATATCAAACTGGTTTGTAGCACTTCTAATAAGAACGGACGTAAGCATGAAGTTAGAAAACAAATTAGGTTTTCTATACTGGAAAACAGATCTCTCTTTGCTTGTGGACTATACACACCTAGCCCACAATTCATACGAAATAATTTCATCTAGGAGTTGCGAAAAATATACAGCTCTAGTAAAGTGCATATAAAACCTCATACTGTCTGGCGAACCATTTTTGAATGTCAAAATTAAGTACTGTTAAAAAAAAGTCCGGTTCAGAGTTCCAAATTAAGTGGTTTGCAAACATTAAGTAATGCAATATTCGGATTTCCAAACTGAAATGGCTGACACAACACAAAATACTAAATATTTAATTCCGTGCCAATGTCCTACTTTTTAGCAGATTGAACTATTCTAAAATGTTCAACGTATTGTGTTCATATATTACAGGAGAGCCCTACTGAGCATAATGTAACAGAAGTGTACAAAAAAACAAAAGAGGGATCTCAAGATGGGAAAAAGACAAGAGAAACAAATACACAGAGGGCAGCCCACATTAACAACACCAGAGCAATAAATATTGAGCATCTTTCTACTCCTCAGAATCCAAGTCTAGAAATCAAGCGTGGAACACACAGCATAAATTTTGATGTGAAAATAACTAAAAGTTCATACAAACTGGACAAAGGACTGCTACGGTGCTACCTGATGTATCATCCTGTTATGACCGGCATGTTAGGGGCTTAGCCTAGTTAGTTGTGGCCCAgtctatcttatcgttattaggggcttagcccaattatcgttattaggggcttagcccaattatcgttattaggggcttgggagtcaagtaaacctctctatataacgagaggagatgtatcaatctaataaagcaaagaagcaatcatatttgctcggcttccttagggagccgggagacctaaccccaGCTGCCTCCTTCCCTGCGCCATCTCCctctcagccgccgcctcctcgcgcacAACGGTGCCCAGCCGCCGGCGGCCGCGAGTTCGTCCACGACCAGCTCCCTACTTTCCCTACAACCTCCGGCCTAGTCCCGGTAGAACCCTAGTTTCTACTAGTTTGGTATCAGGTAGCTCAGTTCCGATCATGTCTTCGCCGCCGCCCACCCTGTCGCTTCCGCTACCGACCGGCACCACCGCGCCGCTGCCCTCCCCGTCCGCGCCGCTGGTCGCATCCTCCGGCGCCGCCACCGTCCAGATGCCGGCGCCTTCCAccgcaccaccggccgccgcctaCACCCCGGAGGAGATCACCGGGGTCCTCAACGCCCTCGTCACAATCGTCCAGGAAATCCGGCTGTACCTGACCAGACCctacgggccgccgccgcccctgccgccaCCGGGCCGCCGGCCCTACCGTGGTACTCGCCGCATCCAGGGGCCTCCGCGGCGTTCGCtgggccgccgcccgccgccgccttgcagTGGCCGCAATGGCCGGCGCCGGTTTCCGACGCGTCTCCAGCGCCCatcgccgcctccgcgccgccgtggcagccgccgcaccaggcggtcttcgccgcgctcgccgggccACTGCGGCTGCCATCCttcgccaccaccgcccagccctggctgcagcggcagccgccgcgcccggcgcccaGCCACTGCCTGGCGCAAcaccgcagcagccgctgcagctgcagtagccaccgccggtcagctccggCCCCGCATCGACCGCGCCGGCGGGAGTTCCGCTCCACCAAGTCCGGTTCCCGTCCTCGCTGTCCCCGCTACCCGCTTTGTTGACCGAGTCGTCGTCTCAGTCGGTCTACACGATGGCCTCAGGACCGCCGCACGTGCCGTCACAGCAGGCGCAGGCGCAATACGGCGAGTCCTCCAGTTCCGCGGGTCCCTACGTTGGCCTCGACGCGACGCAGTTCCACAGCCCCCCCCCCTGTGATCACCGACCTAGCGCCGCTGCTCTGCACCGCTGAGCCGTACCCCAACGGCGGTCATACCGAGACGGCGCCGTACCCCCACGGCGGTCATACCCAGACGGCGCCGCGCTTCGCCAAGCTCGCCTTCGCCACCTAGGACGGCACCGAGGACCCTCTCAACTGGCTTAATCAGTGTGACCAGTTCTTCCGGGGCAACGTACGCTCGCGTCGGACCGCACCTGGCTCGCTTCATATCACCTCCGAGGCGCCGCACAGACTTGGTATTACgctctcgagcaggacgagggcggcatgcctccATGGAGCGTTTTCGCAAGCTCCGCCTCCTTCGCTTCGGGCCGCCGATACGCGGGAGCCGGCTGGCGGAGTTTGGCCGTCTTCCCTTCACCTCTACGGTGCAGGACTTCACCGACCGCTttcaggccctggcgtgccacgcgccCGGCGTGACGGCTCGCCAGCGGGCTGAGCTCTTCGTCAGCGGTCTGTCGGATCATATCCGCATGGACGTGGAGCTGCGGGGACCCcaggacctccagacggccatgtactacgcccgcgcgttcgagcgcgCGCGGTGGTCATCCAGCAGGCGTCACCGCCCCGGGCCGCTGGGCCGCCACCCTGGCCGGACGTTCCAGCGCAGGGTCGTCCTGCTCAGGCTTCCtcggcacccctcgccgcgaccgcggagcgcccgttccgccggctcacaccggccgagcaactcgagcgtcgccgccaagggttgagcttcaactgcgacgagccctacgcGTCCGGCCACGTCTGTCCGCGACTCTTCTACCTAGAGGCTGCGGACTACATTGATGAGGACGCCGCCGCAGCCGGGCTCGGCGACCTGCCCGCCCCAGCTGCCGCGGAGGTGTTTGGCGACTGTTGATCACCTCAAGGAGTTCCGCAAGCGCTTTCCCGCCttgcagctcgaggacgagctattTGTGCGGGCGGGGAGAAATGTTATGACCGGCATGTTAGGGGCTTAGCCTAGTTAGTTGTGG is a genomic window containing:
- the LOC123091221 gene encoding non-lysosomal glucosylceramidase isoform X2; this encodes MLDMICRHSDLHGGKYGRWLVLVYVLVDTSLKKLQKDEYAFTCLLTAIIDPMKKRTARSGQGVPLGGIGAGSIGRSCKGEFQRWQLFPGACEDKPVMANQFSAFISRKDGRKYSTVLHPGKPDLPKGTNISGIGSWDWNLNGEKCTYHALYPRAWTIYDGEPDPDLKIVCRQISPIIPHNYQQSSYPAAVFTFTVTNSGNTAADVTLLFTWANSVGGKSELTGCHSNSSMTEKDGVHGILLHHRTADGRPPVTFAIAAQEKEDIHISECPYFVMSASSDEFTAKDMWNSVKEHGSFDLLDPVKESMSSRPGTSIGAAIAASVKLAPQATQNVSFSLAWASPEVKFCSGKTYHRRYTKFYGTDVDAAASLAHDAILDHSSWEMQIEDWQHPILQDKRFPAWYPVTLFNELYYLNAGGTIWTDGLPPIQSLTAIGGKKFSLDMSNGETDDDSEMNPQTNTATDILHQMASVLERIHASLASNSAIGTTLLQGEENIGQFLYLEGIEYYMWNTYDVHFYSSFSLIMLFPKLQLSVQRDFAAAVMMHDPEKLKLLHDGKLAARKVLGAVPHDLGLYDPWIKVNAYTLHNTDRWKDLNPKFVLQVYRDVVATGDKSFARAVWPSVYMAMAYMEQFDKDKDGMIENEDFPDQTYDVWSMAGVSAYCGGLWVAALQAASALAHEVGDRASEKLFWNKYEKAKSVYDKKLWNGSYFNYDDAGTKASTSIHADQLAGQWYAKACGLSSIVDKDKSQSALEKIYTFNVMKFKDGNRGAINGMWPDGTLDMSTMQSREIWPGVTYALAASMIQEGMVEEGFKTAEGVYHAAWSPEGLGYAFQTPESWNNDDEYRSLCYMRPLAIWAIQWALSNPKLHKEPQTDITQDSFPKNQFSYARIAKLLQLPEDESSKSVPRVIYEIVRNRFTS
- the LOC123091221 gene encoding non-lysosomal glucosylceramidase isoform X3 — encoded protein: MANQFSAFISRKDGRKYSTVLHPGKPDLPKGTNISGIGSWDWNLNGEKCTYHALYPRAWTIYDGEPDPDLKIVCRQISPIIPHNYQQSSYPAAVFTFTVTNSGNTAADVTLLFTWANSVGGKSELTGCHSNSSMTEKDGVHGILLHHRTADGRPPVTFAIAAQEKEDIHISECPYFVMSASSDEFTAKDMWNSVKEHGSFDLLDPVKESMSSRPGTSIGAAIAASVKLAPQATQNVSFSLAWASPEVKFCSGKTYHRRYTKFYGTDVDAAASLAHDAILDHSSWEMQIEDWQHPILQDKRFPAWYPVTLFNELYYLNAGGTIWTDGLPPIQSLTAIGGKKFSLDMSNGETDDDSEMNPQTNTATDILHQMASVLERIHASLASNSAIGTTLLQGEENIGQFLYLEGIEYYMWNTYDVHFYSSFSLIMLFPKLQLSVQRDFAAAVMMHDPEKLKLLHDGKLAARKVLGAVPHDLGLYDPWIKVNAYTLHNTDRWKDLNPKFVLQVYRDVVATGDKSFARAVWPSVYMAMAYMEQFDKDKDGMIENEDFPDQTYDVWSMAGVSAYCGGLWVAALQAASALAHEVGDRASEKLFWNKYEKAKSVYDKKLWNGSYFNYDDAGTKASTSIHADQLAGQWYAKACGLSSIVDKDKSQSALEKIYTFNVMKFKDGNRGAINGMWPDGTLDMSTMQSREIWPGVTYALAASMIQEGMVEEGFKTAEGVYHAAWSPEGLGYAFQTPESWNNDDEYRSLCYMRPLAIWAIQWALSNPKLHKEPQTDITQDSFPKNQFSYARIAKLLQLPEDESSKSVPRVIYEIVRNRFTS
- the LOC123091221 gene encoding non-lysosomal glucosylceramidase isoform X4, whose protein sequence is MTEKDGVHGILLHHRTADGRPPVTFAIAAQEKEDIHISECPYFVMSASSDEFTAKDMWNSVKEHGSFDLLDPVKESMSSRPGTSIGAAIAASVKLAPQATQNVSFSLAWASPEVKFCSGKTYHRRYTKFYGTDVDAAASLAHDAILDHSSWEMQIEDWQHPILQDKRFPAWYPVTLFNELYYLNAGGTIWTDGLPPIQSLTAIGGKKFSLDMSNGETDDDSEMNPQTNTATDILHQMASVLERIHASLASNSAIGTTLLQGEENIGQFLYLEGIEYYMWNTYDVHFYSSFSLIMLFPKLQLSVQRDFAAAVMMHDPEKLKLLHDGKLAARKVLGAVPHDLGLYDPWIKVNAYTLHNTDRWKDLNPKFVLQVYRDVVATGDKSFARAVWPSVYMAMAYMEQFDKDKDGMIENEDFPDQTYDVWSMAGVSAYCGGLWVAALQAASALAHEVGDRASEKLFWNKYEKAKSVYDKKLWNGSYFNYDDAGTKASTSIHADQLAGQWYAKACGLSSIVDKDKSQSALEKIYTFNVMKFKDGNRGAINGMWPDGTLDMSTMQSREIWPGVTYALAASMIQEGMVEEGFKTAEGVYHAAWSPEGLGYAFQTPESWNNDDEYRSLCYMRPLAIWAIQWALSNPKLHKEPQTDITQDSFPKNQFSYARIAKLLQLPEDESSKSVPRVIYEIVRNRFTS
- the LOC123091221 gene encoding non-lysosomal glucosylceramidase isoform X1 — translated: MVKDVHEPRNGVSLNSSSSQSIVNSEKVCRGQIPELTWEHKLSHVRYDLPSFGLTWREVRQMAGLGLRLGRHILEETSKGRTAIIDPMKKRTARSGQGVPLGGIGAGSIGRSCKGEFQRWQLFPGACEDKPVMANQFSAFISRKDGRKYSTVLHPGKPDLPKGTNISGIGSWDWNLNGEKCTYHALYPRAWTIYDGEPDPDLKIVCRQISPIIPHNYQQSSYPAAVFTFTVTNSGNTAADVTLLFTWANSVGGKSELTGCHSNSSMTEKDGVHGILLHHRTADGRPPVTFAIAAQEKEDIHISECPYFVMSASSDEFTAKDMWNSVKEHGSFDLLDPVKESMSSRPGTSIGAAIAASVKLAPQATQNVSFSLAWASPEVKFCSGKTYHRRYTKFYGTDVDAAASLAHDAILDHSSWEMQIEDWQHPILQDKRFPAWYPVTLFNELYYLNAGGTIWTDGLPPIQSLTAIGGKKFSLDMSNGETDDDSEMNPQTNTATDILHQMASVLERIHASLASNSAIGTTLLQGEENIGQFLYLEGIEYYMWNTYDVHFYSSFSLIMLFPKLQLSVQRDFAAAVMMHDPEKLKLLHDGKLAARKVLGAVPHDLGLYDPWIKVNAYTLHNTDRWKDLNPKFVLQVYRDVVATGDKSFARAVWPSVYMAMAYMEQFDKDKDGMIENEDFPDQTYDVWSMAGVSAYCGGLWVAALQAASALAHEVGDRASEKLFWNKYEKAKSVYDKKLWNGSYFNYDDAGTKASTSIHADQLAGQWYAKACGLSSIVDKDKSQSALEKIYTFNVMKFKDGNRGAINGMWPDGTLDMSTMQSREIWPGVTYALAASMIQEGMVEEGFKTAEGVYHAAWSPEGLGYAFQTPESWNNDDEYRSLCYMRPLAIWAIQWALSNPKLHKEPQTDITQDSFPKNQFSYARIAKLLQLPEDESSKSVPRVIYEIVRNRFTS